In Paenibacillus sp. 1781tsa1, one DNA window encodes the following:
- a CDS encoding acetamidase/formamidase family protein, with protein MFINRTIRKFGVSLGIIGMFTFALPSVGFSMPLQPTTLEKVEGDYYVTSAIENIRWGSLPNRDSSPILTVPSGSAVTFDTVSHEGLIEDQGRNPVEYFGKFGISSDGVLDDAKAIAASEMKHDYVKDGPHIITGPVAVEGAEPGDVLKVEVLSLQTRVPYGVISNRHGKGALPNEFPENTGPQEGASATKPELYNNVSIFTPIEEINGNWYGLLPTKAGKDVRFPINPFLGVMGVAPNTSEVVSSIPPIETGGNMDINELGVGATIYYPIQVKGGLFYTGDPHFAQGDGEVALTALEASLRGTVRLTVLKKGDPSLPHRGEFTQPFAETEDYWIPIGLDPDLDEAMKESVRESIQFLSDKLDMDRSVAYAYLSAATDYEVSQVVDRTKGVHGLIRKTDFLEYVDVAMNVGGTTIKPVVHNDEFYVPIRTISELLGGTVGWDHKTRTTQIKLGTKNISAQIGSDVYSINDKLVFNSNVPKLLNGETVVPVSVINEILGAYVNWTTIDKTLTANVSLSKKQ; from the coding sequence ATGTTTATTAACCGAACCATTAGAAAATTTGGGGTTTCACTAGGGATTATAGGTATGTTTACATTTGCTCTACCTTCAGTGGGTTTTAGTATGCCGCTGCAACCAACAACCCTTGAAAAGGTAGAAGGTGATTATTATGTAACGTCTGCAATTGAGAACATTCGCTGGGGATCACTTCCTAATCGAGACAGCTCTCCGATTCTCACTGTACCATCAGGAAGTGCGGTAACATTTGATACGGTATCGCATGAGGGACTGATCGAGGATCAAGGGAGAAATCCAGTGGAGTACTTCGGCAAATTCGGTATCTCATCCGATGGCGTGTTGGATGATGCGAAAGCAATTGCGGCTTCTGAGATGAAGCATGATTATGTTAAAGACGGACCTCATATTATCACTGGACCAGTAGCAGTTGAGGGAGCGGAGCCAGGAGATGTTCTTAAAGTAGAAGTCCTTTCGTTGCAAACTCGAGTTCCATATGGTGTCATTTCTAACCGCCATGGTAAAGGTGCCCTTCCTAACGAATTTCCAGAAAATACAGGCCCACAAGAGGGAGCAAGCGCAACAAAACCGGAATTATATAATAATGTATCTATATTTACACCTATTGAAGAAATCAACGGCAATTGGTATGGTTTATTACCAACAAAAGCTGGCAAGGATGTACGTTTCCCAATTAACCCGTTTCTAGGTGTTATGGGGGTTGCACCAAATACCAGCGAAGTTGTGAGTTCTATCCCACCTATTGAAACAGGAGGCAATATGGATATTAATGAGTTGGGTGTTGGTGCAACTATTTATTATCCGATCCAAGTTAAAGGCGGGCTATTCTATACTGGAGATCCGCACTTTGCTCAAGGGGATGGCGAAGTAGCGTTAACTGCGTTGGAAGCTTCCTTGAGGGGAACAGTTCGGTTAACGGTGTTGAAGAAAGGTGATCCATCACTACCACATCGTGGAGAATTCACGCAACCCTTTGCTGAAACAGAGGATTATTGGATTCCAATTGGACTGGACCCTGATTTGGATGAAGCGATGAAAGAATCAGTACGTGAATCGATTCAATTCTTATCCGATAAGCTTGATATGGATAGAAGTGTAGCTTATGCGTACCTATCCGCCGCAACGGATTACGAAGTATCTCAGGTCGTGGATCGAACGAAAGGGGTTCATGGACTCATTCGTAAGACAGATTTCCTTGAATATGTTGACGTTGCCATGAATGTAGGGGGTACGACAATCAAACCGGTTGTTCATAACGATGAGTTCTACGTACCGATTCGAACCATTTCGGAACTATTGGGCGGTACAGTAGGATGGGATCATAAGACGCGTACCACGCAAATCAAATTAGGTACGAAAAATATAAGTGCGCAAATTGGTTCAGATGTGTATTCAATTAACGATAAACTAGTGTTCAATAGTAACGTACCAAAGCTTTTAAATGGCGAAACCGTAGTTCCGGTTTCTGTTATTAATGAAATACTAGGTGCTTATGTCAACTGGACGACGATCGACAAGACGTTAACAGCTAATGTATCGTTAAGTAAAAAGCAATAA
- a CDS encoding CPBP family intramembrane glutamic endopeptidase, which translates to MNQQFKVMFPGWGKAIGLLCMIIIFAAVLWLVWTGNLNIRYTADREEVIPIWHSILPAFFGIFLIRMIPYESQSQDPSSYQQMEKNHLVVQSIVLLLSGVLFTAALIMLDQHGLHFELYYLTFKLTTLLFIPLILLLIYRKMTGGQQDMISKNPRSRGHVITPLIVIVVWCYLKFYSPIAHPEGVIEATNMTELLLLVLIGFVINSVLEEVFYRVWLQTRLEKLLGRWPAILLVSILWSIWHVAIQGNGQWDIDVATVIANHGVTGLFLGYLWSRYRRVWVIILIHALLNASPYFLVQILFH; encoded by the coding sequence ATGAATCAGCAATTCAAAGTAATGTTTCCAGGATGGGGAAAGGCAATCGGCCTATTGTGCATGATAATTATATTTGCTGCTGTATTATGGTTGGTATGGACCGGAAACTTGAATATAAGGTACACAGCCGACCGTGAGGAAGTGATTCCAATATGGCATAGTATATTGCCGGCATTCTTTGGCATTTTTCTAATCCGTATGATTCCTTATGAAAGTCAAAGTCAAGATCCCTCGTCTTATCAACAAATGGAGAAAAATCACTTGGTCGTTCAATCGATTGTATTATTGCTGTCAGGCGTTTTATTTACGGCTGCTCTTATCATGTTGGACCAGCATGGGTTACATTTCGAGCTATATTATTTGACGTTCAAGTTGACGACATTATTGTTCATCCCATTGATTTTATTGCTGATTTATCGAAAAATGACTGGCGGGCAGCAAGACATGATCTCGAAAAATCCTCGCTCTCGCGGACACGTCATTACACCACTGATCGTTATTGTGGTCTGGTGTTATCTAAAGTTCTATTCCCCAATTGCACACCCAGAAGGAGTAATCGAAGCAACCAATATGACAGAATTACTTCTCTTGGTGCTGATTGGTTTTGTGATCAATAGCGTATTGGAGGAAGTTTTTTATCGGGTGTGGCTGCAAACCCGATTGGAGAAGTTGCTTGGAAGATGGCCCGCCATACTACTAGTTTCAATACTATGGTCCATTTGGCATGTCGCCATTCAAGGAAATGGTCAGTGGGATATTGATGTGGCAACAGTGATTGCAAATCATGGGGTTACAGGTCTCTTTCTTGGTTATCTATGGTCCCGCTATCGTAGAGTATGGGTGATTATCCTGATTCATGCACTCCTAAATGCATCCCCTTATTTTCTGGTGCAGATCTTGTTTCATTGA
- a CDS encoding DUF1629 domain-containing protein — protein sequence MNYYFLESQYPRRGFISGGTTFTPQLDMNYVAIENPLPEGTTAEVELLPTVRNLNVDYFETITGTRHVSDRFKTLLEETKTNTQFIPTMVCYHDGRAVEKNYWTAHHLNRLDVFDYERSEYGRKAVIATSVEQPPRKIVKVVSRISLHEERIGEHEFFMLDYINIFKPIVSKDFYEVCRKHKLNLNVTEVGEVSS from the coding sequence TTGAACTATTATTTTCTGGAATCTCAATATCCACGTAGAGGGTTTATTAGTGGCGGAACAACCTTCACTCCCCAATTAGATATGAATTATGTAGCGATAGAGAATCCGTTGCCCGAGGGAACAACGGCAGAGGTTGAGTTACTGCCTACAGTGCGGAACCTGAACGTGGATTATTTTGAGACGATCACAGGAACGAGACATGTATCAGATCGTTTTAAAACGCTGTTGGAGGAAACGAAAACAAATACACAGTTTATTCCGACAATGGTGTGTTACCACGACGGTCGTGCGGTTGAAAAAAACTATTGGACTGCACATCATCTTAATCGTTTGGATGTTTTCGATTATGAACGTTCGGAATATGGGCGCAAAGCAGTCATTGCTACATCTGTAGAACAGCCTCCACGTAAGATCGTCAAAGTTGTATCTCGAATCTCCCTTCATGAAGAGCGAATTGGCGAGCATGAATTTTTCATGCTGGATTATATCAATATCTTCAAACCCATTGTTTCAAAAGATTTTTACGAAGTATGCCGAAAACATAAGCTGAATCTAAACGTTACAGAAGTCGGAGAGGTAAGCTCCTAA
- a CDS encoding TetR/AcrR family transcriptional regulator, giving the protein MPKIVDHEKMKNIIAEATWKIISEQGIHHATSRTIAKEAGLSQGALRHYFSKQESLLAFAMELVKEKVLTRLSNLNARELAPQERIVEYLLELVPTDEQTLLEMEVWFAFVSYGKTQKGFDANYEDLQNAIRNCIMYLKNEGLLRTTDEEKEQEKLYAFMNGMALNLYLEPHKINRTRSKEMIQDYINWIIR; this is encoded by the coding sequence ATGCCAAAAATCGTGGACCATGAGAAAATGAAGAATATTATTGCTGAAGCAACTTGGAAAATCATTAGTGAGCAAGGCATTCATCATGCAACGTCAAGAACGATTGCGAAGGAAGCCGGACTATCACAAGGAGCCTTAAGACATTACTTTTCAAAACAAGAGAGCCTGCTAGCATTTGCAATGGAGTTAGTTAAAGAAAAGGTACTTACTCGGCTGAGCAATCTGAATGCAAGAGAACTGGCGCCTCAAGAAAGAATTGTTGAATACTTGCTCGAGCTAGTGCCGACTGATGAACAAACATTATTGGAAATGGAGGTTTGGTTTGCATTTGTAAGCTATGGAAAAACGCAAAAAGGGTTCGATGCCAATTATGAGGACCTGCAAAACGCAATCAGAAACTGCATTATGTACTTAAAAAATGAAGGTCTTCTGCGCACTACCGATGAAGAGAAGGAACAAGAAAAATTGTATGCCTTTATGAATGGGATGGCTCTCAATTTGTATCTCGAGCCGCATAAGATAAATCGAACACGAAGCAAAGAAATGATACAAGACTATATCAATTGGATTATACGTTGA